One stretch of Lachnospiraceae bacterium oral taxon 096 DNA includes these proteins:
- a CDS encoding purine permease: MNRENSLIFQLDGVPKFSEAFPLALQHVVAMIVGCVTPAIIISTAAKIAPADKVLMIQSALVVAGLSTLLQLFGLGAGKFRFGSRLPVIMGISFAYVPSMEAIAKVHGIGAILGAQIVGGVIALIVGLFIKQIQKFFPPLITGTVVFTIGLSLYPTAVNYMAGGKNAKDYGAPIHWIIALITLATVTILNHFAKGFLKLASILIGIIVGYIVSLCFGMVNFSAIADASWVAIPNPVHFGLQFDLPSCVAMGLLFAINSIQAIGDMTATTSGSMDRLPSEDELRGGILGYGFTNIIGALLGGLPTATFSQNVGIVTTTKVVNRCVLGLAAILILISGFVPKISAILTTIPQAVLGGATISVFASIAMTGMRLINTEEMNYRATSIVGLSVALGMGISQAQEALATFPEWVTIIFGKSPVVVTTVSAIILNIILPKAKKAKQ; the protein is encoded by the coding sequence ATGAACAGGGAAAATAGTTTGATTTTTCAGTTGGATGGAGTTCCGAAATTTTCGGAGGCATTTCCATTGGCATTGCAGCATGTGGTTGCAATGATTGTAGGCTGTGTTACACCTGCGATTATTATTTCGACTGCAGCTAAAATTGCTCCAGCAGACAAGGTGCTTATGATTCAATCAGCACTTGTGGTTGCAGGGTTGTCGACGCTACTTCAGCTCTTTGGGCTGGGTGCAGGCAAGTTTCGATTTGGTTCAAGGCTCCCCGTGATTATGGGCATCAGTTTTGCCTATGTGCCATCAATGGAAGCGATTGCTAAGGTACATGGCATAGGTGCTATTCTTGGAGCACAGATTGTGGGCGGTGTGATTGCACTAATTGTTGGCTTATTTATTAAGCAAATTCAAAAGTTTTTCCCACCTCTGATTACAGGAACGGTTGTATTTACCATTGGTCTATCCTTATACCCGACTGCGGTCAATTATATGGCAGGTGGAAAAAATGCAAAGGATTATGGTGCACCGATTCATTGGATTATTGCACTGATTACGCTGGCCACGGTGACGATATTAAATCACTTTGCCAAGGGATTTTTAAAGCTGGCCTCCATCCTCATTGGAATTATTGTGGGCTATATTGTGTCGCTATGTTTTGGTATGGTCAATTTTTCGGCGATAGCAGATGCATCTTGGGTTGCGATTCCAAATCCTGTGCACTTTGGATTGCAATTTGACCTGCCATCCTGTGTTGCCATGGGACTTTTGTTTGCCATCAATTCCATCCAGGCAATTGGAGATATGACGGCAACAACGAGCGGATCAATGGATCGCCTTCCAAGTGAAGATGAGCTTCGTGGTGGAATTTTGGGTTATGGATTCACCAATATCATTGGTGCATTGCTCGGTGGACTTCCTACGGCGACATTCTCACAAAATGTTGGTATTGTCACCACAACAAAGGTTGTCAACCGCTGTGTGCTTGGCTTGGCAGCAATTTTGATTTTGATTTCGGGATTTGTGCCAAAGATTTCTGCAATTTTGACCACCATTCCTCAGGCAGTGCTTGGAGGAGCAACGATCTCTGTATTTGCTTCCATTGCAATGACGGGTATGCGTTTGATCAATACAGAAGAGATGAATTATCGAGCAACTTCGATTGTTGGTTTGTCTGTTGCACTGGGAATGGGAATTTCTCAGGCACAGGAGGCACTAGCAACATTTCCAGAGTGGGTAACGATAATTTTTGGAAAGAGCCCTGTTGTTGTGACAACCGTCAGTGCCATTATCTTGAATATTATTTTGCCAAAGGCAAAGAAGGCGAAGCAATAG
- the leuA gene encoding 2-isopropylmalate synthase translates to MKHTEKYRRVPVVKFPERTWPDKEIMKAPIWCSVDLRDGNQALIEPMVVEEKIEMFNLLIKLGFKEIEIGFPAASQIEFDFLRQLVDRKLIPDDVQVQVLTQCREHLIKRTFEAIKGIKKTVVHIYNSTSTLQRDVVFGKTKEEIKQIAVDGVEMVKKYQKDHDGEIILEYSPESFMGTELDYALEICTAVQDAWGATPEKKIIINLPNTVEMNTPNVYADQIEWMNTHFKNRDSIILSIHPHNDRGTGVAATELALLAGVDRVEGTLFGNGERTGNVDILNVAYNMFSQGIDPNLELNNIREIVDVYERCTKMKIDPRHPYAGQLVFTAFSGSHQDAINKGMHAMRERNQDYWEVPYLPIDPSDIGREYEPVVRINSQSGKGGVAFVMDTFYGFQLPKGMHKEFADVIQKMSEAQGEVSPEQIYKEFEKDYLERKEPIHFIKCHITDTEVDEGEFATLVQVEYKMHGVEKHFEGVGNGPIDAVRTGLEKELGIEIKILDYSEHALRSGSNAQAASYIHMLDVKSGKTTYGVGVSGNITKASIRGIFSAVNRLFY, encoded by the coding sequence ATGAAGCATACTGAAAAATACAGGAGAGTTCCCGTAGTAAAATTCCCAGAGAGAACTTGGCCTGATAAGGAAATTATGAAGGCACCCATTTGGTGCTCTGTAGATCTTAGAGATGGCAATCAGGCCTTGATTGAGCCAATGGTTGTGGAAGAAAAGATTGAGATGTTTAACCTCCTGATTAAACTTGGATTTAAGGAGATTGAAATTGGATTTCCTGCGGCATCACAGATTGAGTTTGACTTTTTGCGTCAGTTAGTGGATCGAAAGCTAATTCCTGATGATGTGCAAGTTCAGGTGCTCACCCAGTGCAGGGAGCATTTGATTAAGAGAACCTTTGAGGCCATCAAGGGAATTAAAAAGACCGTGGTTCATATTTACAATTCGACCTCTACACTGCAAAGAGATGTGGTCTTTGGAAAGACCAAGGAAGAAATTAAGCAGATTGCAGTCGATGGTGTGGAGATGGTCAAAAAGTATCAAAAAGACCATGACGGGGAGATTATTTTGGAGTATTCCCCAGAGAGCTTTATGGGAACAGAATTAGACTATGCACTTGAAATTTGTACCGCAGTACAGGATGCTTGGGGGGCGACGCCAGAAAAGAAGATCATTATTAATCTTCCAAATACGGTGGAGATGAATACACCAAATGTCTATGCCGATCAGATTGAGTGGATGAATACCCACTTTAAGAATAGAGATTCCATTATTTTAAGTATTCACCCACACAACGACAGAGGAACAGGGGTTGCAGCGACAGAGCTTGCCCTCTTAGCGGGTGTGGATCGTGTGGAAGGTACCCTCTTTGGCAATGGAGAGCGAACAGGAAATGTGGATATCTTAAATGTGGCCTATAATATGTTCTCTCAGGGTATTGACCCAAATCTTGAATTAAATAATATTCGTGAGATTGTGGATGTCTATGAGCGCTGCACAAAGATGAAGATTGATCCTCGCCATCCATATGCAGGACAGTTAGTGTTTACCGCATTTTCGGGATCTCATCAGGATGCGATCAACAAGGGAATGCATGCGATGCGAGAGAGAAATCAGGACTACTGGGAAGTGCCATACCTTCCAATCGATCCGAGCGACATTGGAAGAGAGTACGAGCCTGTGGTTAGAATTAATTCTCAGTCAGGAAAGGGTGGCGTAGCCTTTGTTATGGATACTTTCTATGGCTTCCAGTTGCCAAAGGGTATGCACAAGGAATTTGCTGATGTCATTCAAAAGATGAGTGAGGCACAGGGAGAGGTTTCGCCTGAGCAAATCTACAAGGAGTTTGAGAAGGACTATCTTGAGCGAAAAGAGCCTATTCACTTTATCAAATGCCATATCACAGATACAGAAGTGGATGAAGGTGAGTTTGCGACCTTAGTTCAGGTGGAGTATAAGATGCATGGTGTGGAGAAGCATTTTGAAGGTGTGGGCAATGGCCCAATTGATGCTGTGCGCACAGGCTTAGAAAAGGAACTTGGTATTGAAATCAAGATCTTGGATTACAGTGAGCATGCACTTCGGTCTGGCTCAAATGCACAGGCAGCTTCTTACATCCATATGTTAGATGTCAAGAGTGGAAAGACGACCTATGGTGTCGGTGTTTCAGGAAATATTACGAAGGCGTCTATTCGAGGCATTTTCTCAGCAGTAAATAGATTATTCTACTAG
- a CDS encoding glycosyltransferase family 8 protein, whose product MNIVYVSNENYVRHLAVSVVSLLENNEAEEEIKIYVISTGISELSKTKLNKLVHSYQREIEILNLADLKDRFDYPIDTGKFDISIMGRLFVGELLPEEVERVLYLDCDTVVCKNLHKLYTMDLDGKILGAAMEPTINPEIREDAGIAMDAPYFNSGVLLIDLKKWRQKNARNRVLYYHETIERRSLFSDQDAINGALRWEIKIIDPQYNFFSNYRYWKYEELVKMSKVYRLIPKKMYERAMKHPSIVHFAGDERPWLVGNRNYYRKVYQKYKKLTPWADRKDIPGKRMYMYAYHGMNVLTLISPWARRQISTWYIQGQIKKKGN is encoded by the coding sequence ATGAATATTGTATATGTATCAAATGAAAATTATGTTCGACATCTTGCAGTGAGTGTCGTCTCTCTCCTAGAAAACAATGAAGCAGAGGAAGAAATCAAAATTTATGTAATTTCGACAGGAATCAGTGAGTTGTCAAAGACGAAATTGAATAAATTGGTTCATAGTTATCAAAGAGAAATTGAAATTTTGAATTTGGCTGATTTAAAGGACCGCTTCGATTATCCAATTGATACGGGCAAATTTGATATCAGTATTATGGGTAGACTCTTTGTCGGGGAGCTCTTGCCAGAAGAGGTAGAAAGAGTGCTCTATCTAGATTGTGACACAGTGGTCTGCAAGAATTTACACAAGCTCTATACAATGGATTTGGACGGAAAGATTTTGGGAGCGGCAATGGAGCCGACCATCAATCCAGAAATTCGGGAAGATGCAGGCATTGCGATGGATGCACCTTATTTTAATTCGGGAGTATTGCTGATTGACTTGAAAAAGTGGAGGCAGAAGAATGCAAGAAATCGAGTGCTATACTATCACGAGACCATTGAGCGAAGAAGTCTATTCAGTGACCAAGATGCCATCAATGGTGCACTTCGTTGGGAGATTAAAATTATTGATCCGCAATATAATTTCTTTTCAAATTATCGCTATTGGAAGTACGAGGAATTGGTCAAGATGTCAAAGGTGTATCGCCTAATTCCAAAGAAAATGTATGAGAGGGCGATGAAACATCCTAGTATAGTGCATTTTGCAGGGGATGAGCGACCATGGCTTGTGGGAAATCGAAATTACTATCGAAAGGTCTATCAAAAGTATAAGAAATTGACACCTTGGGCAGACCGAAAGGATATTCCAGGAAAGCGAATGTATATGTATGCCTATCATGGAATGAATGTGTTGACCTTGATTAGTCCATGGGCAAGGCGACAGATTTCGACATGGTATATTCAGGGACAGATAAAGAAGAAGGGAAATTAA
- a CDS encoding YARHG domain-containing protein, whose protein sequence is MKKQQILLLGIIALISTGCITVKVDTKGSTEETSTTAAATTTANSAVQSQQQTAAAQTVVQVVQAPAQANSSGNYILPYSDSMYYSANDFAGWDKQSIRYALNEIYARHGRKFDSEDLRNYFSAQSWYYGSIEPKNFSESVLNQYEKKNIELLSSLSSGASSKNVASTTAAATGIQPFADGVYILPYTDSIYYSKSDFAGWDKQTIRYALNEIYARHGRRFKSSDLQDYFSAQPWYSGTVSSEDFNESVLNKYEKKNIELLSSLK, encoded by the coding sequence ATGAAAAAGCAACAGATTTTGCTGTTGGGAATCATTGCCTTAATATCAACGGGTTGCATCACAGTAAAGGTAGATACCAAGGGATCTACAGAAGAGACAAGTACAACGGCAGCAGCTACAACGACAGCAAACAGTGCAGTTCAGAGTCAACAGCAGACAGCAGCTGCACAGACCGTTGTTCAGGTGGTGCAAGCACCAGCACAGGCCAATTCATCAGGAAATTATATTTTGCCATATAGCGATTCTATGTATTATAGTGCAAATGATTTTGCAGGATGGGATAAGCAGAGTATTCGCTATGCACTCAATGAAATCTATGCACGGCATGGCAGAAAATTTGATTCTGAGGATTTACGCAATTATTTTTCTGCACAATCTTGGTACTATGGAAGTATTGAACCAAAGAATTTTAGTGAATCTGTACTCAATCAGTATGAGAAAAAGAATATAGAATTATTATCTTCACTGTCATCTGGGGCCTCCAGTAAAAATGTGGCCTCAACCACTGCTGCAGCAACTGGAATTCAGCCATTTGCAGATGGAGTGTATATTTTGCCTTATACTGACTCCATATACTATAGTAAGAGTGATTTTGCAGGATGGGATAAACAGACCATTCGCTATGCACTCAATGAAATCTATGCGAGACATGGCAGAAGATTCAAATCAAGTGATTTACAAGATTATTTTTCTGCACAACCTTGGTATTCAGGAACGGTGTCTTCAGAAGATTTTAATGAATCTGTGCTCAATAAGTATGAAAAGAAAAATATTGAGCTGTTGTCTTCGCTAAAATAG
- a CDS encoding phosphoglucosamine mutase: MGKYFGTDGFRGEANVTLTVEHAYKVGRFIGWYYGQSPKQDKCKIIIGKDTRRSSYMFENALAAGLTASGADAYLLHVTTTPSVSYVVRTEDFDCGIMISASHNPYYDNGIKIINGNGEKLEESVIEKIEAYLDGCGDDVPFAVDEKIGRTVDHSAGRNRYIGFLISLATRSFKKKKVALDCANGSASAIAKNVFDALGAETHVINNVPDGFNINTDCGSTHIEHLCEYVKKEGCDVGFAYDGDADRCLAVDENGNVVDGDGILYVCGKYMKENSTLLHNTVVTTVMSNFGLYKAFDRDGIAYEKTQVGDKYVYENMSANGHCLGGEQSGHIIFSKNATTGDGILTSLKIMEVMLEKKETLGKLVSEYKVFPQVLKNIRVTDKEEAQNDVEVKKAVDAVATELGNDGRILVRASGTEPLVRVMVEAKSTDICENCTNQVIEVMRKRGFVIE; the protein is encoded by the coding sequence ATGGGAAAGTATTTTGGAACAGACGGTTTTCGTGGAGAAGCAAATGTCACATTGACAGTGGAGCATGCCTATAAGGTGGGAAGATTTATTGGATGGTACTATGGACAAAGTCCAAAGCAGGATAAGTGTAAGATTATCATTGGAAAAGATACCAGAAGATCCAGTTATATGTTTGAGAACGCTTTGGCTGCGGGGCTCACTGCATCGGGAGCAGATGCCTATCTATTGCATGTGACAACAACACCAAGCGTATCCTATGTGGTGCGCACAGAGGATTTTGATTGCGGAATTATGATTAGTGCAAGTCACAATCCATACTATGATAATGGAATTAAGATTATTAATGGCAATGGTGAGAAGTTGGAGGAGAGCGTAATCGAGAAAATTGAGGCTTACTTAGACGGCTGCGGAGACGATGTTCCATTTGCTGTGGATGAAAAGATTGGTAGAACGGTGGATCACTCAGCTGGTAGAAACCGCTATATTGGATTTTTGATTTCCCTAGCAACTCGCTCCTTTAAGAAAAAGAAGGTGGCACTCGATTGTGCCAATGGTTCAGCATCAGCCATTGCAAAAAATGTTTTTGATGCCCTTGGTGCAGAGACACATGTCATCAACAATGTGCCAGATGGATTTAATATTAATACAGACTGTGGTTCCACACATATTGAGCATTTGTGCGAATATGTGAAAAAAGAAGGCTGTGATGTCGGATTTGCCTATGATGGCGATGCCGACCGCTGCCTAGCTGTCGATGAAAATGGAAATGTGGTCGATGGCGATGGAATTTTATATGTGTGTGGAAAGTATATGAAGGAAAATTCCACATTACTACACAACACGGTGGTCACTACGGTGATGTCAAACTTTGGTCTCTATAAGGCCTTTGACAGAGATGGCATCGCCTATGAAAAGACACAGGTGGGCGATAAGTATGTCTATGAAAATATGTCTGCCAATGGTCATTGCCTCGGCGGAGAGCAGTCAGGACATATTATCTTTTCAAAGAATGCGACTACAGGAGATGGCATCTTGACTTCTCTAAAAATTATGGAAGTTATGCTGGAGAAGAAGGAGACTTTAGGTAAGCTTGTGTCGGAGTACAAGGTATTCCCACAGGTGTTAAAGAATATTCGTGTGACGGATAAGGAAGAGGCTCAAAATGATGTCGAAGTAAAAAAGGCTGTGGATGCAGTGGCGACAGAGCTTGGCAATGATGGAAGAATTTTAGTTAGAGCCAGTGGAACAGAACCATTAGTTCGTGTGATGGTGGAGGCAAAAAGCACAGATATTTGCGAAAATTGCACGAATCAGGTCATCGAGGTGATGAGAAAAAGAGGGTTTGTTATTGAATAG
- a CDS encoding glycosyltransferase family 2 protein has translation MVTILLATFNGERYLAQQLESILEQDEQNIAIEICDDGSVDGTVEIIKKFQELYPEKVKWMEKEKPSKSAKENFFYMLSKAKDSDLPYVMLADQDDLWLPNKVSTMFGRMKKMEERYGSEMPILVHANLALTDENLNITHSNMAEFMGQLPHQKSLRYRLVENTVTGNSMMINGALLRAYQEPMDCVMHDWWLALVAAAIGRVSYIEEPLTLYRQHATNAMGAKKPLSWDLLSTYLDQRKVYQRNYQFMFAQARSLLQIYGKRMPEKKKEIVEEFVRLEGLGRIEKIQSILHHRFFKSKPILTIGQMLNI, from the coding sequence GTGGTAACCATACTTTTGGCAACATTTAATGGAGAGAGATATCTTGCCCAACAATTAGAATCTATTCTTGAGCAGGATGAACAGAATATTGCTATTGAGATTTGTGATGATGGCTCTGTGGATGGAACAGTAGAGATCATTAAAAAATTTCAAGAACTCTATCCAGAAAAAGTAAAGTGGATGGAAAAAGAAAAGCCATCAAAGAGTGCAAAAGAAAACTTTTTTTATATGCTCTCAAAAGCAAAGGACAGCGACTTGCCCTATGTGATGTTGGCAGATCAGGATGATTTGTGGTTGCCCAATAAAGTGTCCACAATGTTTGGGCGAATGAAGAAGATGGAAGAACGCTATGGCAGTGAGATGCCCATTTTAGTTCATGCCAACCTGGCACTTACGGATGAAAATCTCAATATTACACATTCGAATATGGCTGAGTTTATGGGGCAATTGCCACATCAAAAGAGTCTTCGCTATCGACTGGTTGAAAACACAGTGACGGGCAATTCGATGATGATCAATGGGGCATTACTTCGTGCCTATCAAGAACCGATGGATTGTGTGATGCACGATTGGTGGCTGGCCTTAGTGGCTGCTGCCATTGGGCGAGTGTCCTATATTGAGGAACCACTCACATTGTATCGTCAGCATGCGACCAATGCGATGGGAGCTAAAAAGCCACTCTCTTGGGATTTGTTGAGCACTTATCTCGATCAAAGGAAGGTGTATCAAAGGAATTATCAATTCATGTTTGCACAGGCAAGGTCATTGCTTCAAATTTATGGCAAGAGAATGCCAGAGAAAAAGAAAGAGATTGTAGAGGAGTTTGTTCGCCTAGAAGGTTTGGGTAGAATAGAAAAGATACAGAGCATTCTGCACCATCGTTTTTTTAAGAGCAAACCCATACTGACCATTGGGCAGATGCTCAATATATAG
- a CDS encoding glycosyltransferase family 2 protein, with the protein MQVAAIVVNYNDVETTLAQIERLEALPSIAKVIVVDNNSSDDSRVRLKARACERVIFIQAKRNGGYGYGNNIGLYYAHENHFDMALIANPDTYISEDVLKKMCVILKKNKKLALIAPKMKLPGIENRPGSKENIVHGAPAFPIRPWLFDLLEAGPITRRVFRKILHYPSSYFEGKHGVYVDALPGSLLLVKVDAVLKSGGYDENVFLYEEETILGKRLKDHGYRSMLYLDGSYLHRHSVSISKSFGKNGKRQKIRKQSTLYYYEKYLHIPKWQRLLSVLFFKVVDLETMALDFVEDIKW; encoded by the coding sequence ATGCAGGTAGCGGCAATTGTTGTAAATTATAATGATGTGGAGACAACATTGGCACAGATTGAACGATTGGAAGCATTGCCCTCTATTGCGAAAGTGATTGTTGTGGACAATAATTCAAGTGATGATTCAAGAGTTCGATTAAAGGCGAGAGCTTGCGAGCGAGTGATCTTTATTCAGGCGAAACGAAATGGTGGCTATGGCTATGGCAACAATATCGGACTTTACTATGCTCATGAAAATCATTTTGATATGGCATTGATTGCCAATCCAGATACCTATATTTCTGAAGATGTGCTAAAAAAGATGTGTGTAATTTTGAAAAAAAATAAAAAGTTAGCACTAATTGCACCAAAAATGAAGTTGCCAGGGATTGAGAACCGACCAGGAAGCAAGGAAAATATTGTACATGGAGCACCTGCATTTCCCATTCGACCTTGGCTATTTGATTTATTGGAGGCAGGACCAATCACAAGGAGGGTATTTCGAAAGATTTTGCACTATCCTTCATCTTATTTTGAGGGGAAACATGGTGTATATGTGGATGCATTGCCAGGCTCTTTGTTACTTGTCAAAGTTGATGCGGTGTTAAAAAGTGGTGGCTATGATGAGAATGTATTTCTCTATGAGGAGGAGACCATTCTTGGAAAGCGTCTAAAAGATCATGGCTATCGCTCGATGCTCTATCTCGATGGTAGTTATTTGCACAGGCATTCTGTGAGCATCAGTAAATCATTTGGAAAGAATGGAAAGCGACAGAAAATTCGCAAGCAGAGCACGCTCTATTACTATGAAAAATATTTGCATATTCCAAAGTGGCAGAGGTTATTGTCTGTGCTATTTTTTAAGGTAGTCGATTTGGAAACAATGGCACTGGATTTTGTGGAGGATATAAAGTGGTAA
- the rfbD gene encoding dTDP-4-dehydrorhamnose reductase codes for MKVLVTGARGQLGSDLMAELERRKIEAIGVDVAEMDITDANACDRVIKEENQRGKIDAIIHCAAYTAVDRAEDEPELVRKINAIGTENIAKVCEELDIALMYISTDYVFNGEGTSPWQPDNQRAPLNVYGQMKYEGELAVEKYCKKFFIVRISWVFGLHGNNFIKTMLRLGKERGAVSVVDDQIGSPTYTPDLSVLLSDMIVTDKYGRYHATNEGLCSWYEFACEIFKQAGMSEVKVTPVDSSAFPVKAKRPHNSRMDKSKLSQNGFALMPTWQDALHRYLLELKSEGSL; via the coding sequence ATGAAAGTATTGGTAACCGGTGCAAGAGGGCAGCTCGGCAGCGATTTGATGGCAGAACTTGAGAGAAGAAAGATAGAGGCCATTGGAGTTGATGTTGCTGAGATGGATATTACAGATGCCAATGCCTGTGATCGAGTCATCAAGGAAGAAAACCAAAGAGGAAAGATTGATGCGATCATTCACTGCGCAGCATATACTGCAGTGGATCGGGCAGAGGATGAACCAGAGCTTGTGCGAAAGATCAATGCCATAGGAACTGAAAATATCGCAAAGGTTTGTGAAGAACTAGATATTGCGTTGATGTATATTAGCACAGACTATGTATTTAATGGCGAGGGCACAAGTCCTTGGCAGCCAGATAATCAGAGAGCACCACTCAATGTGTATGGACAGATGAAGTATGAGGGTGAACTTGCAGTAGAAAAGTATTGCAAGAAATTCTTTATTGTCCGTATTTCATGGGTGTTTGGCCTACATGGCAATAACTTTATTAAGACGATGCTTCGTCTTGGCAAGGAGAGGGGAGCAGTCAGTGTAGTAGATGATCAAATTGGATCACCGACCTACACGCCAGATTTATCTGTTTTATTGAGTGATATGATTGTGACAGATAAGTATGGCCGATACCATGCAACCAATGAAGGGTTGTGCTCGTGGTATGAATTTGCCTGTGAGATCTTTAAGCAAGCGGGGATGAGTGAAGTAAAGGTGACGCCAGTGGACTCGAGTGCGTTCCCCGTGAAGGCAAAGAGACCACATAATAGCCGTATGGATAAGAGCAAGCTTAGCCAAAACGGTTTTGCATTGATGCCGACATGGCAGGATGCACTACACAGATATCTATTAGAGTTGAAGAGTGAAGGGAGTTTATAA
- the rfbB gene encoding dTDP-glucose 4,6-dehydratase, with protein sequence MKIIVTGGAGFIGGNFVHYMVNTYPEDMIVNLDLLTYAGNLETLKPVENKPNYKFVRGDIADREFIFKLFEEEKPDVVVNFAAESHVDRSIVDPEAFVRTNVAGTTTLLDACRTFGIQRYHQVSTDEVYGDLPLDRPDLFFTEETPLHTSSPYSSSKASADLFVLAYHRTYGLPVTISRCSNNYGPYHFPEKLIPLMISRALANEDLPVYGKGENVRDWLYVTDHCKAIDLILRKGRVGEVYNIGGHNERTNLEVVKTILKALNKPESLIKYVTDRPGHDRRYAIDPTKMETELGWKPEYTFDTGIVKTIQWYLDNEQWWKNILSGEYTSYFDKMYGDKL encoded by the coding sequence ATGAAAATTATTGTTACAGGTGGCGCAGGTTTCATTGGTGGAAATTTTGTGCACTACATGGTAAACACTTACCCGGAAGATATGATTGTAAATTTGGATTTATTGACCTATGCGGGAAATTTAGAAACGCTAAAGCCGGTGGAGAATAAGCCAAATTATAAGTTTGTCAGAGGAGATATTGCAGACAGAGAGTTTATCTTTAAACTCTTTGAAGAAGAGAAGCCAGATGTGGTTGTCAACTTCGCAGCAGAAAGTCATGTGGATAGATCCATTGTTGACCCAGAGGCCTTTGTGAGGACGAATGTGGCAGGAACAACAACACTTCTTGACGCATGCAGAACCTTTGGCATTCAAAGATATCATCAAGTATCTACGGATGAAGTCTATGGAGATCTTCCACTAGATCGTCCAGATCTATTCTTTACAGAGGAGACACCACTGCACACTTCTAGTCCATATTCTTCGTCAAAGGCAAGTGCAGATTTATTTGTTCTTGCTTATCATAGAACTTATGGCTTGCCAGTGACGATCTCAAGGTGTTCCAATAATTATGGACCATACCACTTCCCAGAGAAGCTAATTCCATTGATGATTAGCCGAGCGTTGGCGAATGAGGATCTTCCTGTATATGGAAAGGGCGAAAATGTCAGAGATTGGCTCTATGTCACAGATCATTGTAAGGCGATTGATTTGATTTTGCGAAAGGGAAGAGTTGGTGAGGTCTATAACATTGGTGGACATAATGAGAGAACAAACCTTGAAGTGGTGAAGACAATCTTAAAGGCCCTCAATAAGCCAGAGAGTTTGATTAAGTATGTCACAGACCGACCAGGACATGACAGAAGATATGCCATTGATCCGACAAAGATGGAGACAGAGCTTGGTTGGAAGCCAGAGTACACATTTGACACAGGAATTGTAAAGACCATTCAGTGGTATTTGGACAATGAACAGTGGTGGAAGAATATCTTGAGTGGAGAGTACACCAGCTATTTTGATAAGATGTATGGAGATAAATTATAA